From the genome of Cardiocondyla obscurior isolate alpha-2009 unplaced genomic scaffold, Cobs3.1 scaffold45_0_294702, whole genome shotgun sequence, one region includes:
- the LOC139112745 gene encoding uncharacterized protein, giving the protein MAEKFPVITLISEPYKIPSDNPNWVGGLLNLTAITWKGCSPPCTLWKAGNGYVGVKWKEYVIICVYLSPVLTLEDYEDRLAQLSIALGTVQSEHIVLAGDFNAKNVAWGSPGTDGKGRCLEQWTAQEGLFLLNEGKVNTCIAWRGESIVDLTWASPLACRNITRWKVDDTKTLSDHKYISINLIPDPRVSNFPTGTGNRKWSIAKLDEEELLISLNGATWQNPITNYDDPTAGVAWLRRTLEDACDAPMPKAKKGKPKKAAYWWNKEIAKLRRKAIFAKRGFSKTRSRKKNQDTINERYQAYKNARITLKKAIDMSKAKN; this is encoded by the coding sequence ATGGCTGAAAAGTTTCCAGTTATCACATTGATCTCGGAACCGTACAAAATTCCTTCGGATAACCCTAACTGGGTCGGAGGTCTATTGAATTTGACAGCCATCACTTGGAAAGGCTGTTCCCCTCCCTGCACTTTGTGGAAGGCAGGAAATGGATATGTTGGGGTGAAGTGGAAAGAATACGTAATTATTTGCGTATATCTGTCACCGGTGTTAACACTGGAAGACTATGAAGACAGATTGGCCCAGCTGTCTATAGCTTTGGGAACGGTACAATCCGAACATATTGTGCTGGCCGGAGACTTTAATGCCAAAAATGTGGCTTGGGGCTCCCCAGGTACAGATGGTAAAGGCCGTTGTCTAGAACAATGGACTGCACAAGAAGGACTATTCCTCCTCAATGAGGGGAAAGTAAATACCTGCATTGCTTGGAGGGGAGAGTCTATCGTCGACTTGACCTGGGCCTCCCCTTTGGCTTGCAGAAATATCACGAGATGGAAAGTGGACGACACAAAAACATTGTCGGACCACAAATATATCAGCATAAACCTGATTCCAGACCCCAGGGTCAGTAATTTCCCTACTGGCACCGGTAACAGGAAATGGTCCATCGCCAAGTTGGATGAGGAAGAATTGCTAATATCTCTAAATGGTGCCACTTGGCAGAATCCCATAACCAACTATGACGATCCAACAGCAGGAGTTGCATGGCTCAGGAGAACACTCGAGGATGCGTGCGATGCTCCTATGCCCAAAGCTAAAAAAGGAAAGCCAAAAAAAGCTGCTTACTGGTGGAATAAAGAGATAGCCAAATTACGACGAAAAGCTATTTTTGCTAAAAGAGGCTTCTCCAAAACCCgctccagaaaaaaaaaccaggaTACCATTAATGAAAGGTATCAAGCGTACAAGAATGCCAGGATAACCCTGAAAAAAGCAATTGACATGTCTAAGGCAAAAAACTAG